A region of uncultured Desulfobacter sp. DNA encodes the following proteins:
- a CDS encoding glycosyltransferase family 4 protein, with translation MKVLHVLSQMPDFTGSGKTVQAIIRQSCASGHENFLVAGIQDDFKSDPSLLPPDHTEFVRFNHGGLNFRLPGMSDVMPYPSTVFSLMDKDQICRYETAFRKALQRAREKFRPDLIHTHHLWIVSKTARQIFSDLPMATSCHGTCLRQYFLCPGLDRELGNTLKDIDAVFCLSRHQRQQIRDIHKIAAQKLHIVGAGFEKKIFYPGRKPEKGPVEIVYAGKLSRSKGVPWLLAALKKVSAPNYRLHLAGTGTGPEKQECLALAADLKGRVKVHGPLPHESLARLMRSAHLFVLPSFFEGLPLVLMEALSCGCRVLTTALPGTREIFEDTLSHDMVRLLELPALETVDTPFQRDMPVLEQALAHALEVSITKADKNRQPDLPQINALTGSYTWESVFSKMEKIYQTVCNPG, from the coding sequence ATGAAAGTCCTTCATGTTTTAAGCCAGATGCCTGATTTTACGGGATCTGGAAAAACAGTCCAGGCCATTATCCGGCAATCTTGTGCCAGCGGACATGAAAATTTTCTTGTGGCGGGCATCCAGGACGATTTTAAATCAGATCCGTCTTTATTACCCCCGGATCACACCGAATTTGTGCGATTTAACCATGGGGGCCTGAACTTCAGGCTTCCGGGAATGAGCGATGTGATGCCCTACCCCAGCACGGTTTTTTCCTTAATGGACAAAGACCAGATCTGCCGCTATGAAACCGCCTTCAGGAAAGCCCTTCAAAGGGCCCGGGAAAAATTTCGCCCGGACCTGATCCATACCCACCATCTTTGGATTGTCTCCAAAACAGCCAGACAGATTTTTTCAGATCTGCCCATGGCAACCTCATGCCACGGCACATGCCTTCGCCAGTACTTTCTGTGTCCCGGGCTTGACCGTGAACTTGGCAATACCTTGAAAGATATCGACGCTGTTTTCTGCCTGAGCCGGCATCAAAGGCAACAGATCCGGGACATTCACAAAATAGCCGCCCAAAAACTGCATATAGTGGGTGCAGGCTTTGAAAAAAAAATATTCTACCCCGGACGTAAACCTGAAAAAGGCCCTGTGGAGATCGTATATGCTGGAAAACTGAGCCGTTCCAAGGGTGTGCCCTGGCTGCTTGCGGCCCTGAAAAAAGTAAGTGCTCCTAATTACCGGCTGCACCTGGCAGGAACCGGCACCGGCCCGGAAAAACAAGAGTGCCTGGCACTGGCCGCGGACCTGAAGGGCCGGGTAAAAGTTCACGGCCCCCTGCCCCATGAAAGCCTTGCCCGGCTCATGCGCAGTGCGCATCTGTTTGTCCTGCCTTCATTTTTTGAAGGCCTTCCCCTGGTTCTCATGGAAGCGTTGTCCTGCGGCTGCAGGGTTTTGACAACCGCACTGCCGGGGACCCGGGAAATATTTGAAGATACCCTGTCCCACGACATGGTGAGGCTTCTTGAGCTGCCGGCCCTGGAAACCGTGGACACACCGTTTCAAAGAGATATGCCGGTTTTGGAACAGGCCCTTGCCCATGCCCTTGAAGTCAGCATCACAAAGGCGGATAAAAATCGGCAGCCCGACCTTCCCCAGATCAATGCATTAACCGGCTCCTACACCTGGGAAAGCGTATTTTCCAAAATGGAAAAAATATATCAAACGGTTTGCAATCCCGGATAG
- the aqpZ gene encoding aquaporin Z, protein MRKYGAEFFGTFWLVLGGCGSAVLAAAFPNVGIGLLGVSLAFGLTVLTMAFAIGHISGCHLNPAVSIGLWAGGRFEAKDLPAYIIAQVLGAIAAGAVLYLIASGKAGFELSAGFASNGYGEHSPGGYSMLAALITEVVMTMMFLIVILGATDERAPQGLAPIAIGLCLTLIHLISIPVTNTSVNPARSTGVAVFVGDWAISQLWLFWVAPIVGAILGAIVYRFIGGKD, encoded by the coding sequence ATGAGAAAGTATGGCGCAGAATTTTTTGGTACCTTTTGGCTGGTTCTTGGCGGATGCGGCAGCGCCGTGTTGGCTGCCGCCTTTCCCAATGTCGGCATTGGTCTGCTTGGTGTATCTCTGGCCTTTGGTTTGACTGTACTGACCATGGCTTTTGCCATTGGGCACATATCCGGTTGCCACCTGAATCCGGCTGTCTCCATAGGGTTGTGGGCCGGAGGCCGGTTTGAAGCCAAAGATTTGCCGGCTTACATCATTGCCCAGGTTCTTGGAGCCATTGCAGCAGGTGCTGTCCTGTATCTGATTGCCAGCGGCAAGGCAGGGTTTGAACTTTCCGCAGGGTTTGCTTCAAACGGTTACGGTGAGCATTCACCCGGCGGCTACAGTATGCTTGCGGCACTGATAACCGAAGTTGTCATGACCATGATGTTCCTCATTGTCATTTTAGGTGCCACAGATGAACGCGCGCCCCAGGGGCTTGCTCCCATTGCCATCGGGCTGTGCCTGACCCTGATCCATCTGATTTCCATTCCCGTGACAAACACATCCGTGAATCCGGCGCGCAGCACCGGTGTTGCGGTCTTTGTGGGGGACTGGGCAATTTCCCAGCTTTGGCTTTTCTGGGTGGCACCGATTGTGGGCGCTATTCTGGGTGCAATTGTATATCGGTTCATCGGAGGCAAAGATTGA
- a CDS encoding NAD-dependent epimerase produces MNILITGAAGFIGSALSLRLLNDGHRVWGIDNLNDYYDVNLKKARLARLTGHPDFTFILLDLADRPNMAKLFEENGFDCVVNLAAQAGVRYSLENPASYVDSNLVGFGNILEGCRHGGVKHLVFASSSSVYGLNTNMPFSVRHNVDHPVSLYAASKKANELMAHTYSYLYKLPTTGLRFFTVYGPWGRPDMALFLFTKAILADEPIKVFNNGEMQRDFTYIDDIVEGVVRVMNNIPQSDPEWSGNNPVPSRSCVPYRIYNIGNNQPVPLMDFVHAIEEALGKKAKIDYLPMQAGDVPATWADVDDLIADTGFKPATSVQQGIQNFVEWYRQYYA; encoded by the coding sequence ATGAACATATTGATCACCGGCGCAGCCGGATTTATCGGGTCTGCGCTTTCTTTGCGGCTGTTGAATGACGGCCATCGTGTATGGGGAATTGATAATCTCAACGATTATTATGATGTTAACTTAAAAAAAGCCCGGCTGGCACGCTTGACCGGACATCCGGATTTCACATTTATTCTTCTGGATCTTGCGGACCGGCCCAACATGGCAAAACTGTTTGAGGAGAATGGCTTTGACTGCGTGGTGAACCTGGCGGCCCAGGCCGGGGTGCGGTACAGCCTTGAAAATCCGGCTTCCTATGTGGATTCCAATTTGGTGGGGTTTGGCAATATTCTTGAAGGCTGCCGCCATGGCGGGGTCAAACATCTTGTGTTTGCCTCCTCAAGTTCGGTGTACGGCCTGAACACCAACATGCCCTTTTCGGTCCGCCATAATGTGGATCATCCGGTCAGCCTGTATGCGGCGTCCAAAAAAGCCAATGAACTTATGGCCCATACTTACAGCTATCTGTATAAGCTGCCCACAACAGGGTTGCGCTTTTTTACGGTATATGGTCCCTGGGGCAGGCCTGACATGGCGCTGTTTCTTTTCACCAAAGCCATTTTGGCCGACGAACCCATCAAGGTCTTCAACAATGGTGAGATGCAGCGGGATTTTACCTATATCGACGATATTGTGGAAGGGGTTGTCCGGGTGATGAATAATATCCCGCAGTCTGATCCGGAGTGGAGCGGTAACAATCCTGTTCCTTCAAGATCATGCGTCCCGTACAGGATCTACAATATCGGGAATAACCAACCTGTGCCGCTGATGGACTTTGTCCATGCCATTGAAGAGGCCCTGGGGAAAAAAGCAAAAATCGACTATCTTCCCATGCAGGCCGGTGATGTGCCCGCCACCTGGGCAGATGTGGATGATCTGATTGCCGACACCGGTTTTAAACCGGCCACTTCTGTACAGCAGGGAATACAGAATTTTGTGGAGTGGTACAGGCAATACTATGCCTGA
- the pepN gene encoding aminopeptidase N: MNKHKKIYLKDYQPFDFIVDHVDLVFDIQDDHTRVTSKLKMRKDLTRADETTPLVLNKGKFDIVSVIAGDMVLLPGEYKSDDETFTLAATPDEFVLEITNILKPDENTALEGLYRSGSILCTQCEAQGFRNITPYPDRPDVMAPFSCTIVADKTRYPVLLSNGNPVKSGDLDNNRHFAVWEDPFKKPCYLFALVAGDLSVVVDRFKTASGRDVDLKIYSAMENIALCGHAMASLKQSMAWDEKRFGREYDLDLYQIVAINDFNAGAMENKGLNIFNAKYVLADPKTATDDDFMGIQGVIAHEYFHNWTGNRITLRNWFQLSLKEGLTVFRDQEFSSDMNSRPVKRISDVKNLMAAQFPEDSGPMTHPVRPDSYIKMDNFYTMTVYEKGAEVIRMIYQLLGQDLFRKGMDLYFEKFDGMAVTLEDFAGVMETVSGRSLDQFFLWYTQSGTPQISMTRHYDDNTGTLSLTFTQTTSPDRNQSEKKPFHIPVRISLINRAGETVKQDKLYELTKPTQTFTFENVSADIYPSVFREFTAPVRLTTDFSDQDLAFLMARDTDPFNQWRAAQTLFINEIKKLVAAIQSGGAMTVSEGLVQAFSLALADKEKDRAFLAKALALPLETEIKDHFEIIDVEAIHQARTFLEQILAEKLTAQLKDVYEICRSADPADISGAAMADRSLKNLCLSYLGCLADKEIQDLVQEQFENAGNMTDEFAAFKILSHMNPEKRDDASRVFYDKWQARTLVVDKWFSVQAQSSLKDTLDQVKKLTTHKDFTMANPNKVRALIFAFAMNNPMHFHRADGQGYEFVAERILTLDKINHQTAARLCACFNLWKRYDGNRQALMKKQLETMAGQKELSRNLYEIVSRALE; this comes from the coding sequence ATGAATAAACACAAAAAAATATACTTAAAAGACTATCAACCCTTTGACTTCATTGTTGACCATGTTGACCTGGTCTTTGACATCCAGGATGACCACACCCGGGTGACATCCAAACTCAAGATGAGAAAAGATCTGACCAGGGCTGATGAAACAACGCCCCTGGTGCTGAACAAAGGAAAATTTGACATTGTTTCAGTCATTGCCGGCGATATGGTGCTTTTACCCGGCGAATACAAAAGCGATGATGAGACCTTTACCCTTGCAGCCACTCCCGATGAATTTGTGCTTGAAATCACAAATATTCTCAAACCGGATGAAAATACGGCCCTGGAAGGACTGTACCGTTCGGGCAGCATTTTATGCACCCAGTGTGAGGCCCAGGGGTTCCGCAATATCACGCCCTATCCTGACCGGCCCGATGTGATGGCGCCTTTTTCCTGCACCATTGTGGCGGATAAAACCCGGTATCCGGTGCTGTTGTCCAACGGCAACCCGGTAAAATCGGGTGACCTTGACAACAACCGGCATTTTGCCGTCTGGGAAGATCCCTTTAAAAAGCCCTGTTACCTCTTTGCCCTGGTGGCAGGCGACCTTTCGGTGGTGGTGGATCGCTTTAAAACCGCATCAGGCAGGGACGTAGATTTAAAGATCTATTCTGCAATGGAAAATATAGCCCTTTGCGGCCATGCCATGGCATCTTTGAAACAGTCCATGGCATGGGATGAAAAGCGGTTTGGCCGGGAATATGATCTGGATCTTTACCAGATTGTGGCCATTAACGATTTCAATGCCGGAGCCATGGAAAACAAGGGGTTGAACATATTTAACGCCAAATATGTGCTGGCTGACCCCAAAACTGCCACGGACGATGATTTCATGGGCATCCAGGGAGTAATTGCCCACGAATACTTCCACAACTGGACCGGAAACCGGATCACCCTGAGAAACTGGTTCCAGCTCAGCCTCAAGGAAGGCCTGACGGTTTTCCGGGACCAGGAGTTTTCATCGGACATGAACTCCCGGCCGGTCAAGCGCATCAGCGATGTAAAAAATCTTATGGCGGCACAGTTTCCCGAAGACAGCGGACCCATGACCCACCCGGTGCGGCCGGACTCATACATTAAAATGGATAATTTTTATACCATGACCGTGTATGAAAAAGGGGCTGAGGTGATCCGCATGATCTATCAGCTTTTAGGGCAGGATCTGTTCAGAAAGGGTATGGATCTTTATTTTGAAAAATTCGACGGCATGGCCGTAACCCTTGAGGATTTTGCCGGTGTGATGGAAACGGTGTCCGGCCGCAGCCTGGACCAGTTTTTTCTGTGGTACACCCAGTCCGGGACTCCCCAGATATCCATGACCCGCCACTATGATGATAACACAGGAACCCTGTCTTTGACATTTACCCAGACCACATCCCCGGACAGGAATCAGTCCGAGAAAAAGCCCTTTCACATACCTGTCAGAATCTCTTTGATCAACAGGGCCGGGGAGACTGTCAAACAAGACAAGTTGTATGAACTGACAAAGCCAACCCAGACCTTTACATTTGAAAATGTTTCTGCGGACATCTATCCTTCGGTATTCAGGGAATTTACGGCACCCGTCCGTCTGACCACGGATTTTTCAGACCAGGACCTTGCCTTTCTCATGGCCCGGGATACCGACCCCTTTAACCAGTGGCGTGCGGCCCAGACCCTGTTCATCAATGAAATAAAAAAACTGGTGGCCGCCATCCAGTCCGGCGGTGCCATGACTGTATCAGAAGGACTTGTGCAGGCCTTTTCCCTGGCCCTGGCAGACAAGGAAAAAGACAGGGCCTTTCTTGCCAAAGCCCTTGCCCTGCCCCTGGAAACAGAGATCAAGGACCATTTTGAAATCATTGATGTTGAGGCCATTCACCAGGCAAGAACATTTTTGGAACAAATCCTGGCGGAAAAGCTTACAGCGCAATTAAAAGATGTATATGAGATCTGCCGGTCCGCAGACCCCGCGGATATTTCAGGTGCGGCCATGGCGGACAGAAGCCTTAAAAACCTTTGCCTTTCCTATCTTGGCTGCCTGGCGGATAAAGAGATTCAGGATCTTGTACAGGAACAGTTTGAAAATGCCGGCAATATGACGGATGAATTTGCCGCCTTCAAAATTTTAAGCCACATGAATCCTGAAAAGCGTGATGACGCCAGCCGTGTTTTTTATGACAAATGGCAGGCCAGAACCCTGGTTGTGGACAAATGGTTTTCCGTCCAGGCCCAGTCCAGCCTTAAGGATACACTGGACCAGGTAAAAAAGCTGACAACCCACAAAGATTTTACCATGGCCAATCCCAACAAGGTCAGAGCGCTCATATTCGCCTTTGCCATGAACAATCCCATGCATTTCCACAGGGCCGACGGCCAGGGGTACGAATTTGTGGCTGAACGGATTCTGACCCTGGATAAAATCAATCACCAGACCGCCGCACGGCTTTGCGCATGTTTCAACCTGTGGAAACGGTATGATGGGAACAGACAAGCTCTGATGAAAAAGCAACTTGAAACCATGGCGGGACAAAAAGAGTTATCCAGAAATCTTTATGAAATCGTATCCCGGGCCCTGGAATAA
- a CDS encoding DUF554 domain-containing protein, whose protein sequence is MIGPFVNGAAVIVGGLSGAVLGERVSKNLRHRMPMIFGCASMGLGIAMVVKVKFLPVAILALLLGSILGEVIRLEAGIEKVAGIVRRMIDRRIAPPSNGLSQEEYMEKFVAILVLFCASGTGIFGSMKEGMTGDASLLIVKAFLDLFTAGIFAVALGFPVVTLAIPQFIIQTCLFFGAATIVPLTTPAMIADFSAVGGLIMFATGFQICGIVSFPIANMLPALWVAMPISALWAQYFVN, encoded by the coding sequence ATGATTGGCCCTTTTGTTAATGGTGCTGCGGTTATTGTGGGAGGTCTCAGCGGTGCTGTTCTGGGTGAACGTGTGTCGAAAAATCTGCGCCACAGAATGCCCATGATTTTTGGTTGCGCCTCCATGGGGCTTGGTATTGCCATGGTGGTAAAGGTAAAATTTTTGCCCGTTGCGATACTGGCTCTGCTGCTGGGGTCTATCCTGGGTGAGGTGATTCGTCTGGAGGCTGGTATTGAAAAAGTGGCTGGTATTGTCCGCCGGATGATCGACAGGAGGATTGCTCCGCCGTCAAACGGTCTGTCCCAAGAAGAATATATGGAAAAATTCGTTGCCATCCTGGTATTGTTCTGTGCCAGCGGGACCGGAATCTTTGGTTCCATGAAGGAGGGAATGACCGGGGATGCGTCGCTGCTCATTGTCAAAGCATTTCTTGACCTGTTTACCGCAGGAATTTTTGCCGTGGCCCTGGGTTTTCCCGTGGTTACCCTTGCGATACCCCAGTTTATAATCCAGACATGTCTGTTTTTTGGCGCGGCAACCATTGTACCGTTGACAACTCCGGCCATGATTGCTGATTTTTCAGCAGTGGGAGGCCTGATCATGTTTGCCACAGGATTTCAGATTTGCGGCATTGTCTCTTTTCCCATTGCCAATATGCTCCCGGCTCTTTGGGTTGCCATGCCCATTTCTGCTCTGTGGGCCCAGTATTTTGTAAATTAA
- a CDS encoding SDR family oxidoreductase, whose product MTIVEPPCRQQLVPEDEKQTLADIDRCIRVLKSLAGRSELLAKIPENDRIALITAAGKISRPDKEEIKKRNKDKKRQMRLAVVAKERQMRAQTGIRKAREASVFTAPAQLEGPAVESPEVREHLDSPRNCYVCKAEFTRLHHFYDSMCPECAQFNYQKRFQTASLEGQIAVITGSRLKIGYQATLMMLKAGARVIATTRFPKDSALRFAKEHDFDQWGHRLHIYGLDLRHIPSVELFCDHVQQRYRRLDILINNAAQTVRRPPGFYAHLMGTEQKELSSLSPKASMLLDHFQECLGRLADELPRDVGGECGLPVSWSGTAPGVGLRQSAQLSQIPYSYDHSIDTPQVFPEQRLDADLQQVDLRKTNSWRLKLGEIETAEMLEIQLVNNVAPFVLCNRLAQMMKSDFTGQKHIVNVSAMEGKFLRFKKGSRHPHTNMAKAALNMLTHTAAEDLAKYGIYMNAVDTGWVTDEDPARLAQLKQERHDFQPPLDIVDGAARICDPFFHGILTGTHWCGKFLKDYFPIDW is encoded by the coding sequence ATGACCATCGTGGAACCCCCTTGCCGGCAACAATTAGTCCCGGAAGATGAAAAACAGACACTTGCGGATATTGACCGCTGCATCCGGGTACTTAAATCCCTGGCCGGCCGGTCTGAGCTTTTGGCAAAAATCCCTGAAAACGACCGCATTGCGCTGATAACGGCGGCCGGAAAAATCTCCCGGCCGGACAAAGAGGAAATAAAAAAGCGCAACAAGGATAAAAAACGTCAGATGCGCCTTGCCGTGGTGGCCAAAGAGCGGCAGATGAGAGCCCAAACAGGGATCAGAAAGGCAAGGGAAGCGTCGGTGTTCACAGCCCCAGCGCAGCTTGAAGGCCCGGCCGTTGAAAGTCCTGAAGTCCGGGAACATCTTGATTCCCCCCGCAACTGCTATGTGTGCAAGGCCGAGTTCACAAGACTTCATCATTTTTATGACAGCATGTGTCCTGAATGTGCGCAGTTCAACTACCAGAAGCGGTTTCAGACTGCGTCCCTGGAGGGGCAGATTGCCGTTATTACAGGGTCCAGGCTTAAAATCGGATACCAGGCCACGTTGATGATGCTTAAAGCCGGAGCCCGGGTGATTGCCACCACGCGTTTTCCCAAGGATTCAGCCTTAAGATTTGCCAAAGAACACGATTTTGACCAATGGGGACACAGGCTTCATATCTACGGGCTGGATCTGCGCCATATCCCCAGCGTGGAGCTGTTCTGTGATCATGTCCAGCAAAGGTACCGGCGCCTTGATATTTTGATCAATAATGCGGCCCAGACCGTTCGGCGTCCTCCCGGATTTTATGCCCATTTGATGGGCACCGAACAAAAAGAGCTCTCTTCTTTGTCCCCCAAAGCATCCATGCTTTTGGACCATTTCCAGGAGTGCCTGGGCCGTCTGGCAGACGAGCTGCCACGGGACGTGGGCGGTGAGTGCGGGTTGCCTGTGTCATGGAGCGGTACGGCTCCGGGCGTTGGATTGCGGCAATCTGCCCAGCTCTCCCAGATCCCCTATTCCTATGATCACAGCATAGATACGCCCCAGGTCTTTCCGGAGCAGCGCCTGGATGCCGATCTCCAGCAGGTGGATCTTCGGAAAACCAACTCCTGGCGGTTGAAATTGGGGGAGATCGAGACCGCAGAGATGCTTGAGATTCAACTGGTGAACAATGTGGCTCCCTTTGTGTTGTGCAACCGGCTGGCCCAGATGATGAAATCTGATTTCACAGGTCAAAAGCACATTGTCAATGTCTCGGCCATGGAGGGCAAATTCCTGCGTTTCAAAAAGGGCAGCCGCCATCCCCATACCAATATGGCCAAGGCTGCACTGAATATGCTCACGCACACGGCAGCCGAAGATCTTGCCAAATACGGAATTTACATGAATGCCGTGGATACCGGCTGGGTCACGGATGAAGATCCGGCGCGCCTTGCCCAGCTAAAGCAGGAACGCCATGATTTCCAGCCTCCCTTGGATATTGTGGACGGGGCTGCCCGGATCTGTGACCCCTTTTTCCACGGTATTCTCACCGGGACACACTGGTGTGGAAAGTTTTTAAAGGATTATTTTCCCATAGACTGGTAG
- a CDS encoding alpha/beta fold hydrolase, which yields MNRFAYFMSGYALKALSGLSKTRIAIHDQEKIPDGSVIFIANHFTRIETIFLPYHLHGITKKAIWSLAHADLFVGGLKSILDVMGAISTKDPKRDYLITKTLLDGESSWIIFPEGRMVKNKKIVNNGRFEIQVDELVHRPRSGAAIIALQCEFYRERLRRMKTINPKEFARLIDWFDIKDPEKVLNQTTYMVPTNITYYPMRAKENLLSALAQKLIEHPSQQIMDELMTEGSMILSGVQVDIRFSNPIKIADYFHDSFIESDLTSRRKIFFSRRLCSAPIIKNAGQDILQRFMTDVYGMVTLNYDHIFTCLVKYMPDDARGITPYDLRCRAYLAITGKIMDSGRCVHTSLYYNQIHLLTDDRYNRFYAFLEAALETGVLYEKNGRLFKNKDKFEPGTGFQGVRMENPLYVVANEVEPLQDIGLCIKEIAEKSAVEIDQQVGHTLMGKVFRDYDLDYEKIHSPSEPFNKQAGRPILFDTGKGRPGILLIHSYLASPNEMKPLAAFLSALGYTVFVPRLKGHGTTPEDLSQTGYQDWIDSVEEGYVILKHRTPSVFVGGFSTGAGLALELASRIPEIDGVFTVSPPLKVKDVGLGSTTAAEFWHRMLQKARFVDSHLDYRDTDLENLCPACYHRNPVNGIKELEKMIKHIGERLPSVTAPLLFLQSGKQFDANTANAEKVFKLVNSSRKDFFFFNLDRHNILSGRQSTRVFRAIADFLTLVEQEKKNRQARDTQP from the coding sequence GTGAACCGGTTTGCATATTTTATGTCCGGGTACGCCCTTAAGGCGTTATCCGGGCTTTCCAAAACCCGGATTGCCATCCATGACCAGGAAAAAATCCCGGACGGATCCGTCATTTTTATTGCCAATCATTTCACCCGGATCGAAACGATTTTTCTGCCGTATCATCTTCACGGTATAACAAAAAAAGCCATATGGTCCCTGGCCCATGCCGATCTTTTTGTCGGCGGGTTGAAAAGCATTCTTGATGTCATGGGCGCCATATCCACCAAAGATCCGAAACGGGATTATCTGATCACCAAAACCCTTCTGGACGGTGAATCGTCATGGATCATTTTTCCGGAAGGAAGAATGGTAAAAAATAAAAAGATCGTCAATAACGGCAGATTTGAAATTCAGGTTGATGAACTGGTTCACCGGCCCCGTTCCGGTGCTGCCATAATAGCCCTTCAATGTGAATTTTACCGGGAACGCCTGCGGCGGATGAAAACCATCAATCCCAAAGAGTTTGCACGCCTCATTGACTGGTTTGACATCAAGGATCCGGAAAAGGTTTTGAACCAGACAACCTATATGGTACCCACCAATATTACATATTACCCCATGCGGGCAAAAGAGAACCTGCTCTCCGCCCTTGCCCAGAAGCTCATTGAGCACCCCTCCCAGCAGATCATGGATGAGTTGATGACCGAAGGCAGCATGATTCTATCCGGGGTACAGGTCGATATACGGTTTTCAAACCCCATTAAAATTGCCGACTACTTTCATGACTCATTTATTGAAAGCGATCTGACATCACGACGCAAAATTTTTTTCAGCCGGCGTCTTTGTTCGGCACCCATTATCAAAAACGCCGGCCAGGATATCCTTCAAAGATTCATGACCGATGTCTACGGCATGGTCACTCTGAATTATGACCATATCTTTACCTGCCTGGTCAAATATATGCCCGATGATGCCCGGGGAATAACCCCCTATGACTTACGATGCAGGGCATATCTGGCCATTACAGGAAAAATCATGGATAGTGGCCGCTGTGTTCACACCTCGTTGTATTACAACCAGATCCATCTGTTAACCGACGACAGATACAATCGATTTTATGCATTTCTTGAAGCAGCACTTGAAACGGGTGTGCTTTATGAAAAAAACGGCCGGCTTTTTAAAAACAAAGATAAATTTGAACCAGGCACAGGTTTTCAGGGGGTCAGGATGGAAAATCCCCTTTATGTTGTTGCCAATGAAGTCGAACCTCTCCAGGATATCGGACTGTGCATTAAGGAAATTGCCGAAAAAAGCGCCGTTGAAATTGATCAGCAGGTTGGTCATACCCTGATGGGAAAAGTCTTCAGGGACTATGATCTTGATTACGAAAAAATTCACTCGCCCAGTGAACCATTTAATAAGCAGGCCGGCAGACCCATTCTTTTCGATACGGGCAAAGGCCGTCCCGGTATCCTGTTGATCCACAGTTACCTTGCCAGTCCCAATGAAATGAAACCGTTGGCCGCGTTTCTCAGTGCGCTGGGCTACACTGTTTTTGTGCCGCGCTTAAAAGGGCACGGCACCACCCCCGAGGACCTGTCACAGACAGGTTACCAGGACTGGATAGACAGTGTGGAAGAAGGTTATGTGATCTTAAAGCATAGAACGCCGTCAGTTTTTGTGGGAGGCTTTTCCACAGGTGCCGGACTGGCCCTTGAGCTTGCCTCCAGGATACCGGAAATTGACGGTGTTTTCACAGTTTCTCCCCCGTTAAAGGTCAAAGATGTGGGTTTGGGATCGACCACTGCGGCTGAATTCTGGCATCGGATGCTGCAAAAGGCCCGTTTTGTTGACAGTCATCTGGACTACAGGGATACGGATCTGGAAAACCTTTGTCCGGCATGCTACCATCGCAATCCTGTCAACGGCATCAAAGAGCTTGAAAAGATGATAAAACATATAGGAGAAAGACTGCCGTCGGTTACAGCGCCTCTTCTTTTTCTGCAGTCCGGCAAACAGTTCGACGCCAACACCGCAAATGCTGAAAAAGTGTTTAAGCTTGTCAATTCCAGCCGGAAAGACTTTTTTTTCTTTAATCTGGATCGTCACAACATTCTTTCCGGCAGACAGTCAACCAGAGTGTTCAGGGCCATTGCCGACTTTCTTACTTTGGTTGAGCAGGAAAAAAAGAACAGGCAGGCCCGGGATACACAACCATAA